CAGACAGCTAGTTCAAGAGACGGTTGGTAATCCATGAGTGAGTACGTAATTGTCAAATCTCCTCGTAGAGCTCTTTAATGAGGGCGCTGTGGTCACTTCAGCTGAGAGAAAACTCCAAATAGAGCCAACTCTTAGTAAGAAAAAATGAGACCATGCCTGGATGTTCGCTCTCTGATGTGCAGTCTTTCAAGGGTTGCGACCATGGGCGAGGTGATGGTGTTCCGGTAATATCCTTTCGTTAGGGTGACTTGGCTTACTTATTATGTTGTAGCCCATTATGGAACATCTCTTATCTTCAGGCGACTTAAAGAGGATGATATCAGGTTTTGAAGTATGTCCTTGTACGGTTTATATTGTAGATCTATCACTACTTGGTTGCCCATTATTGTTATGGTCTAAAAGATTTACACCCCTTTTGAAGGGAGGGGACGCAATGACATTGTGCACTTCGAGGTGAGGCCATGTGTACGTTTTAAAGTGTTAGGAACAAATCTGGTATGATTCTCTCGAGCTATCTAGGCATCAAACTGAGAGTTGTGTTAGCCTAGGTCCCATCACCCATACAGTTTTAGTTGGTGTCTAAAACCACCGTGGTTACAAGCCTCAATCAGAATGCTCGACAGAAATATATTTAACCTACTGTCTATTACCCACTCCTCTATTGTTGTAAGGTTCTTTAGAAGCTCAGGCGAATCCTTTTTGCTTTTTATGGACCTCTAGATATTTGCTTCGTGTGTGTATATCAGTACTCCCGAGCTAATCTCATTCAACAGATAGTCAATAAAGATCAAGACCAGAAATGGACCCGAAATCGTTCTTTGTGAAACCCTCGATATTAAGACCTTTCAACTAGCGTGTACTCTATTTACACTAGTACGGAACATTTTGTTCACCAGGTAGTTTCTGATTCAGAATAAAAGTGGATCAGCAAAACTCATCTTTGGAACGTTTGCTGTTAGAAATGCACGAGTTACTGTATCGATGGATTTTGCGAAACCGAGAATTGTTACATGAAATGGTTTCTTACGATCTCAGATTGTCGTCTAGCTTCTACATCCTACGAGCAAATTAGACGCACGGGACCTGCCTTTCCAGAACCCTTGTTAGTTTTCTTGGAAGACAGTTTTATTCAtgtatggtaaacaaatatcctacactatacccttcctaatgcctatactctgattcgtaacctacactttactatatagtcaataaaaacattgcatcgaagccttacccacagtccataatttgtcaCTGTCTGATAATCTTGTAAcgtggtacttatagaaatagtgtttcccaacaggatgtgaaacacagagcattgtgtgaagtatgatatgtatccaaaaaataagcgtaaatgagcctaacatcacaaaaggagggagggtggagttactgaccagcgagcactgatggtgagggcgatgatttcaatccacccgtgtttgtgggacagaacattttgtttgtatcaggctctttatggatgagaacaagtcaatcaatctgcgatattgagattgttctcctacactcaccattcagactcatgttcgtaatttttgtgctggattaactattctactaagacaacctttaacatgctaactcggacttttacataaaaactgtgtggcaggcataggatgatgaaaaaaacagactgtaaaggatatggttgctattttactcaacactctattctctatatgcactctctgttcttcctcattccaaccttgacttccctccttcattggaacctactccaccttgataaatatcacaactcattgttctttattactgcattctctcctctggagcccctaatcacagttcgctcttgcaacatgagctagtatcaatttaatctaataatttatcgtacctccgtctgttccactaataaatgttaagcattggttatcgctcatatccaaatgccttgctgctcctcggtttctttttcttttcttttttttctcttcagaatcttgctctgagggtgaagctatgtaacttctgacatctggaacaagctcgacgaacgcgctttcccaaggtcatagttcgaaccaggcgctccacaagcctactttacaACAACTATagacttaaaaagctgcattgcataaatacttagcacaaCCGAAActctaatacactttttgtcgagattggatctggtatgtaacgtggacgccatgcccctttggaaactattcttatgaaaacacattatatctgaacgaatgaactgctatcaacttttatagattataattactaaacaaccttgcttgggatgcatactgtgaaccagtatatgttgcaACTTGTAGATCatacctgtaaaaatggcgtgtacctgctattgcagaaatatattattattattattgtgtattCTCTCATTTGCTCATTCAACAGTCCTTTCATTACCGTCGACAGTATCGGGAGTAATGCGTCTGGTCTGTAAGAAACTAATATTTTCATGTCTCCTCTTCTGGAGTTTGAAGTGAGAGTGGCCTGCTTCCATTCTCTTGGGGGTTGATGCGAACCCAATGAGTGCCAGGACAGGCCACATACCTGTTTTCAGACGGCTTCTACGCATTGTTTTAGGATTATTGGTCGGTTGTCGTAAAATTCTGGTGATTTTCCTGGTCGCAAGGATTATGACCTCTGTGATACCAGTCCAGGGGTTAGTTCGAAATTTCTCAGACCCTTAACGAGCAACATGGTTGAGAATTGTTTCGAACTGGCAGGCCTCTGGTATAGCCGGTCTGTGGAGTTAGTATTTAAGACATCCACCATCTCTAATTTAGTGAGATCTTTGCCATTTGGCCCTTTGAGAGTTCAGATCTACTGGTTTCTGGACTTTCTCCTCGTCATGGATCTGTAGAGATATCTGGGAATCGCTTGCATTCTCGCTGCTAGCTTGGCCTGGAAACAGCTATCGCTGTGAGCTTTGGCATTGAATCTATCTCTCAATGCCAACTAAGAGATACAACCATAGCCATTCAGGGATACTTTCACTTGTACCCGGCTCCTCGCTTTGCCTTTAGCATGCGTTTCATGCCTCGCCTAGACCAAGATCTTCACCTTTCGGATGTATGCTTTGTCTGGGGTACATTGCGTTGGATAACATTCTGGATGGTGTCTCTTACTACTCCCTGTGCCCATCCACTATCAGTCTCTATCGCTCACATGATCATGGGACGTATTGAAGATGCTTTATGATTGTCGTGTAGCCTGTTCTTATGTAGCTAAGATAGGAAGCGTCCTCGTTCCTGCGAGGTATCCTATTTGTGACCATTTTAAAAGTGACTGTACCATGGTCATTATTTCCCACTGGTGCATGGATTTGGGCATTTTCGACCAGAAACTGACCATATGATAGCAAATGATCTAATTTTGAGTGTTTTTCACTCCTTTCCCACGTCCTGGCCCCATCTTCATGTTTGGTCAGTCCCAAACGTTTAACGGCCTTGTCAAGCCGACCATCATATTATGTGATGAAGTGCTGAAATATCCAGTTAGTTTTATTCGGCTGAACCCCAGGCATGGTAGCTTCAGTTTCACCAGTATTATCTCATCGTTTTGAGTGTTAAAACCTGTAGGGGGCAGACATATTCCTCTAATCAAGTGCCTTGTACCGTTTGCATTGAAGTAACATCCATATGATCCTGTCTCCTCGGTTAATTCGGTATTGTGTGGTGTTACGACTTTGAAGTAACTGTCAATGTATATCACCACCATACCTCATGTTTTGTGTACCCGATCGTATCTTAAAAGTATCATGCCTTGCAAGCCCACTTCGTCATCCTTGGTATCTGGTGATAGCATATTCCAGTTAGGACAATGACTTTCAAATGGAACCGAAAGCACGTATTTCTGATTTCTACAAGTTTACCCTTTAGTGTTCATCGATGGTTCACCTGCACCTGATACGTCGCTGCAGCAGCATCGGTCTTCTGGGTTTTAAACAGATTACTGTTTAAAACGTGTCGTACATTCCTGCACAAAATGACTTGTGCAGGTACTTACCTGTATGGAGTGTCTCATTAGCTGGACCGTCGGATTTGTGCCCCGTACCTCGGGTGGCTGTTCAAGGTCAATTGCCTCATGGGCAATTCTGCTGTTGCCTTGCCTAGGTCGGCTTGCGCAACACCTGATGTGACTGAAAAGATCAGTTATCAAGCTGTACCATGCCCGAAGGGCCGCAGTAAAATCCTCTTGTTTGTAAAGTTCACAGTCATCAGGCCTGGAGACTTGACGGTATCGAAATTCGACAGACGAGGTAGTCTGTATTCTAATTCTTGTAGTGGTGTAAAGGTCTGTGCTACGCAATGGCCAATGCCACTGTTGTATTTTATGTCCGCGATCGCCGTTCAGACTTTCACTTATAAGCTGGGGGACTAGGTGAACCATCATGCAGGTCAGGTTTGTAAGTGTTTACTGATCTGCCAGCGACACCTCTTACGACCAATGATTTGCCGTGTCTAACTCGGATTTGAGAGAATCACCCAACCGATGGCCCGTGGAATGTCAGTAAAATTCATGCTGTAACGTGCACTGTGTCTGAAACTATGCGATGTAGTTATCCTTTTTGTGTTGTTTCGCCTCGGTAGAAATTTGCATAATGAGGAGTTAAAAACCCATTCTCCCCTATTCCTCTTTTGCTCACTAGTCTTATTAGAAGTAGGGACCTGGGTGGGAGTGTGACGCGGATTACTTGGTTGGTGTTTCAGTTTTGGTGTGTGAGTTGAGTGACCCATGTTGTTAACATTATTCTGAGGTTCCTTATCTTGTGTCGCTTAGAGATTGTGGATAGTTCTGTTGCCAGAGGAGGAGATTTTGGATTTGTTATTAACCTCTGAATAGACTTTTAACTCTGCTGGTATTTGCGTGGGTCCAATAACTAATCCATAGATCCCGTGTTTGCAAGTATACGGGTGTTTGTTGCAACTGAAATGTCTGGAAAGAGAGCAGCCGTTCGAGACATCTAGACCTATCACACAGTGATTCAGCCTTGATATGACTATGGTTACCTACAAGCAGGATGAAAATGCAGTTCCTGTccttgagaatgtttgaatattCCGATATGGTGGTAGAAAAAAGGATATTTCCGGTAAGCGGTGAGAGACTAACAAGGTCACGTCGAACAAAAATAGGCTAAAGACACATGACAAACGGAGTGAGCGATACATACACACGCTCGAAATAAATAACGCTCACTGTTAAAAAGAGACAGGAGCAGGGTAAAATAATCCGTGACGGATATACACAACATTACACACAGAGCGTACAAGCATAGAATTGCAAAGACATGAATATGAGATGCATGTTTGTTGAAGGTTGCGATTTCCTATGAAGAGAATGGTTATTATGAAGGCAAAATGACTTAACAGTTAGACACAGCCTTAGTTATTAAATTCTGCTCAAAAGCTGGTGTGAGCCATGTATGTGTGTGGCAGAACAAGACACCACAAACTCTAACCATTCTTTCATATAGACCAGAAGAGTCATATGATTCAATCGGTTTGTGCTGACAAGTAACTAAGTCAGTGAGCTTCGAAACTATCTACCCAGCTTCAAGAGAGCTGAGTTCGAGCAAAGGAAATGGTAAATGTACCTGCGATAGTGTTTCTTGGATCTGAATACAACCAATCTTTTAAGGCGCCAAGACTTGTGTTACCCTATTGTGGGCTATCAGGCCACTGAAAATCATCCCCTGAAGTCAGAGTTCAGGGGGCATGGCAATGTGACTGGTCAGCACTGATAAGTTTTTGGTGATCCTACCCCAAATTCTGTCTGAAATCTCACATGGTAGTTGCTAGAGGAGCCTACCACCCTTTTAGGTCTCTAATGTGGGAAAAGAAGCGTTTTTGGAGGTTCAGTTGTCACATCCATCAACATTCAACATATATGGAACATACGACTTTTTTCTGCACCGTCACTAATACCTCTGAAATTTATCTGTGACGACCATCAAAAGCACAAAATAATACGTTAAACTTGACGTTCTTAACTAACTGGTTATTCATTTACCTCACTACTTCTTATAATAAACATTCCCGAACTGTGGTTCAATTCATTCTCGACCACCAATTGCTTGCTGTAACGCAACCTCCACAAAACATGCAAACACTTATGTTGAAAATTAGTTTTACTAGCATTAATATGAAAGTGCATCCACTGTTTATATGACGAATGCGCCTCGTAGCATAACAGAATAATAAAGTGacattagagtaaagcctgtaGCATTTGCAATGTCTGATCTTGCGTGCACACTGACATGCCTCCTGTAACATATTGTTATTTGAGAATGTATTACTATTACATTTAGCATTTCAGAAAAACACGTTTGAGCCGGGGAAAAATAACACATAAATTATAATGATAGGATTATGTGCATTTTTAAAATGTCGTAAAGATAACACGGTCTACCGATGCACAAGTAGTTTTCCGTTTTTCGTGGTATTTATTATAATctgttttgattattttaactTTTATGGAGTAATGAGTGGATTCTTATTTAGCGTAATTGTCCGTTCTTGCTTGTGGTAGGATTCCTCAGTAAGAAGTGTGACAAATTCATTCACGTAGTCTCTAGTTACACCATGTTTTATCGGGTCATGATTCTAGGAATTTCCAAAACCCAATGTGTGCAGCACCATCAATAGTTGTGGAGATCAACGGAAAACTCGAAGAAACATGGTTTTTTAGTAGTACAAAGCATACAACACAGAAAATGAATAAAGCTTAGTATTCTGAGTGAGACATGTAAATTGTGAAGTAGAAAAGGCTATTCGATTGTCGAAAATTTGCTCTTTATGACACGTCAACTAGGTGCCAATCGGTTATTTATTCACAAAGTTAAATGTTTGGCCTCCCATCGTTAAATGTAGCTTGGCTTAGATAGGCTCCACCTAGCATGCGGGAAACTCTAAACTTGTTCATAAAGCGATCCGGCGGGAGATTTAAATTGAGTAAGAGTTTGACTTGACAAGATGTTTACTGATAGTCTGTTCCAGTGGTCTTTCCTCCATCTCGACTTTCTTTTCAAATATTCTTTGGCCAACGGTAAACCATCCCCTTATTGGAAAAAGGCATTATCCTGCTCCTATGAGAAGACAGCAATTTGGAAGCTATCAGTAACATACCGATCTTCTTGTTCAACATAATATCTCAGGTCATAGAAATGGTAAACCTATTGACTATCTAGGGCAGATAGATCCTCTCATGTAACATAACTATACGATACATAGAATTTCTAGACTTCTCGAGggcatattatatttttgatcgTCAAATTCAGTGCCTGAAACCGTAATTAACGTTTACGGGCGTTGTGTGATATATTGGCACCTAGATTACTCAGGAAGAGACCACAATGTTCCAGAGTTCGCACCATTTGAACTAACGAATTTCCAATAGCAATTGAAGTGCCACAGTGATTAATCATGAACCATGCCCCTACTTAATGCTTATTAACAACCTACAGAGTGCTCTTAATTTTTCTGGATGATGATCCTCCCACTTCCGAGTGAGAGTTCAAgtggtttaaattgttttacTCTGGTGAGCGTTTGATCGTCAAGGTTGTTCTTTACGGGATTGGGTCGGTGACCTAATGGGTAACCTCTTCCCCTTATCCAGGCTTCGAACCTGTAGTAACCCTCGAACGGCTACAATCGTGACTCACAATATATGTACCTTCCTAGAATTTGAGTGACCGTATAAACAAAGCCAGCGAACGAGAAAGCTGAACAAAGAAAACATTAATGGAAAGTAGCATGGTTAAGCATTTGAGATACCGCCAAAAATGGCAGCAACGTGGTAACTGACTATGAAAAACTAATGCTCAACCTCTAAGAAATGAATCGATCGTTTAGGATAACGAGAACTCAAAAATTCGCAGCAAAATCAATCCACCATCGCTCTACCATGGAAGAACGAGAAGTTAACTAATCCCACATAAAATAACATTAAAAAGCATAATAAATCATACCTCCGTCTGTTGAAACACTGACAAATACTGTTAAACTGCTGTAACAGTTGAAGAACACTGGTTCTTAACAGCAGGTATCATGAAGTTGAACACATGAAGTTACATGTACACTGAACGTTTAGCATTTGACAAAACATTGTGTACGTCTAAAATGGTCAGCAGGGTAACACTGGCAAAGCTTTATGGCATGATCGCGTAACGATTAACAAATTATTTACTATGAAACCCTGAGTTTAGTCAAAAACGCCTTATTACTAACTCTCTGAAACCATTCATCAACAAATTGAAATATTCAACGAGTCTTAACCAAGGTCAGACTGTAAAAGTTCAATCAAAAAAGTGATAGTGATTCGGTCAATGTCAACTCGGTTGGGAGTCTGATAGACTTATCAGGAAAATATGGCTTGAATAAAGATTTTCGAGACCATTTTATAAGGGTAGGCAAAGTGAACTGCATTTAAAGCAATCAACTTTCATTAGCACGATATACACTCAGTTAAATAACGTTGAAAAACCTTGTGGTTTCTCACAACATGTCTGACGAACCACCACAGTCAGATCCGAAACATTCGTGTAGGTTTATAGCACGTAGAAAGGGTATAAATTGGGAGACTAACGTTGTCGGAGGTATTCATTTCTTAAATCCGACGGTCTATGAAGTCATCAAATCACTTAACGAACACttttaataagcaaatgaataTCGATtagaacaaaaaaacaaacttcACAGCTCCAGTTTTGACTATGGTTAAGAGAAATATCCAGACAATATCTGCATTAAtgtcaagtgtattatcaactATCCCAGAGTGGATCATAAGTATCATCTACCAACTAGTGGACAAACACACAATTGGTTCTCATAGTCTCtcataaaattgaaaaaaacagtTCTCTTGCTAGTTTTAAAACAATTGGATAGAAAGGATTCAAGCTATTATAAACGTGTGTAGCCGTTTCccattttttattaaatatactGAGAAGTTTATTATACGGCAAAATCAAGAAATCTACTGATTAGAACAAAATATTCCACCGTGAATTGAGATATGCCAAGCTTTGTGAGATAAACAGTTTGTTATTGTGGAACGGTTAAAGCAACCACTAGGACTGAGAAGTGCTTGTGTATGCGATATTTGATCATCGTACTAAAACATTCCACACTGTCTCACACCTTCCCCCTAGCGAAAGTGTTGGGAATATGATCTACCTTATTCAAAGGCAAATGAACTTTGGGTTCCTCGAATCACCTTTGAAAATATTCGAGATATCTATCCGGCCACATCCAGGAGCCGGTCACATTGCGTTGAATATGTCAGAGCAAGTGCAGTGAAGCATATTTGAGTTAATGGTCTAGGGGACAAACTAAATGATCACTGTGATCACCAGCTACAACTCTAGCTGGACTACAGACAGAAAAAGGGCCCCTCATACAGCACATAACAAATTGATTAATCTTGAGCATCCGACAGAATATCTCCAGCTATGTGTGGCAGCAGTGATCCATAGAATAACTCTTAAGTAACCGATCGTCGCAATACTGGTCTGTTTTGTCTGATACCGCGTTAATGCCGAGGCAATTATATTTTCTCCAGTAGATTAATTCAGGTATGGCATTACAGATCATTTGCTTTCTAGTGTAATGAGCGAATATAAACATACATAGAGCAAGGCATGTTTGTGCTCACCAGCCCTACCTTCATGTTCCTAAGTATGTCACAATCTCTAATCATCAACATATACTACCTTATTCCACTCCATTGGATTGCTTATTGTTTCGATATTTCTCACGTTTTCGTGTATATTTTTACCTCCTTATTTAATATTGTTAATTTTTTCTCAACTCTTATTAACAAGACAGATACACTGGTTAAAATGCTTTATCATTGACTTCTCTTGTTTGAACCTTACTTCCATGAAGGAACTTTGAGACGAAACAGAAATAAAAGATGCTCGGTTTTTAAGACCGACTGCGTATGACAGAACATTCTAAGTACTTCTCTAAATATTCGGGCCTTGAGATTTACTGATATTTTCGAAcgatatttgtttttaaatacgTTATGTTGAAGATATTAGAGAAAAGAAATTTGACATGAAATTTATTCCAAAAACAGGAATAACGCATAGCATCTCTTCACAGAACCAAACCCGTCTGAAGTGATGCATCTACCTTGTCACTCTTTAAACCACCAAAAAACAAAAGTCGCGAAGTCAGGTGACGAGAGTTGAAAGAAAAATGCTTCTGTTGTTCTCTACTACAGACTTATTTATTGAGGCTTTCAAGATAAAATGTTTGgaaaaataaagatattttcTTAATCCCAAGTAACGTCAATTGGTGCTTTGAGACATCGTCACATTAGTCGATCACACTGGCTTGGGTTATTGACGGAGGTATCATTTATTGATCTTACTCACTAGATGTCGAGTATTTTCCACAGTGCAGTGGCGTGTGGTTGATTGTCGACGTTTCGTTTTTTACTGTCGACCAAAACACTACAAGGACTATAGAAGTCAGCACCTAGAATTGTTCTGCCGACATCTGTCGCAGTGAGAATCTACGTCTCCGGAGCACATTTACTCAGACGGTGACCTAGATGAATGCTTGTAAGGCGGTAATCCTGAGAGAGAGTTCGGGTTATTGCTATTGTATAATAATTAGGTCACCAGTCGCCCCTCTTACGGAAGCTGGTCTCGGGGTACGCCCACGATATGTAACCGGACACCCTTGGTTAGTAGTGTAAGTTAGACCTAACAAGGTTAGAATCAATGTCGAATGGTATTGGTTCTGTTAATTTTGAGGAATTATTTAACAATACAGGTTTTACTTGGGTTAAAAATTTTATGCGGTAGCCACGAAAACCAGATCTGGTGCAACATCTGTTCACCAATCTTGTATGATCTAACCAGTTGTTTCATGGGTGATAACAATTGAGACGGCCTGTCGTCACTTAAGTTATAGACGGTCAGTATATGTTATAAACATCACTCGTCTGAAGATTAGGACGATTTCGAATCGGTATAGGGTATCTCTACTGGAGATTAGCCCCTTGAAAACTACTCCTTTTGTTGTGATGTCTGCACACGACGTACTAATCACGTATATGGGATGTGAAGCTACTGATTGAATGTCACGTGTCAAGACAATGTTTAACCCGCTGGGACTTTTTTTATTTCCAGAAAATGTATGGTATACTCATGAATGACATATTATGGCACCCTTTGAAGCCTATGTCTTTTTGCATAAACTAAAGTGTCACTATAAAAGTTTTGATAGATATTAGACTTTAGTTACTGAGATTAACCAAATAAAGTCGTTTAGTAATTTATGTTTCAATTCCCCGCGGCCACATCGATTTCCGTCGAAAATGGCGCATCCTGCAAAACGGTCAAGGTATGATGTTCTTGCTGCGGCTACCGCTCAATTCTACAACACTACAGGAACAGTACCGGGAAGCCTTCAGCTGGCAACTGATATCTCTTACCTAGTTACTAATCAACCGAGTTGCACTATTGTTGTTGCAGACATCCCGGAAGGTTGTACAGAAAGGGATTTGATCGGTCTTTTCAGCAGATACGGGCAGATTAAAAATGCTAAGCTGGTGTGCAGTGGTCGAGCTGCTCTCGTTGAGTTTTGTGAAATTTCTCCCCCCACTAGACTTGTACACATGGCAAAAATCAACCCTTTTCTTGTCGGTCCGAATCGCGTTAGGCTGGAATTTTCTTCCGAAACTATTACTCCTGTGATTGACCGCAAACATCAGTCACAGTCTTCAGCCCTGGACAGCAATTCTCCTACGCACATTCTTCATTTGGATATCTCAAATGCTGAATACCCGATAACTGTCGATGTAATAAAGGCAATCTGTTCTCCCCACGGGAACATCCTACGAACTTTTATTGGGAAAAAGAATGTTGACCGTTCACTAGAAGCTCTTGTTGAGTTTGAAAATGTTGAAGAAGCTAGGGCAGCCAAAGAGCAGCTTGATGGTGCTGACATATATTCCGGTTGTTGTAATCTTACGGTTGCATATTCCCGTCTTCAACGTGTTCATGTAACTCAGAACGATAGTGAGTCCTGGGATTTCACCGGTCCAAGTGGCAATTTAGAAGGACCTTTAAACAATTCTTCCACTCAGCGCACGCTACTTGGTTCAGTAGCTCAACCTCCCAACTCAGCCGTAGCTCCTGCAATCCTACCACCTCCTGCAGCCGCCCCGTTCCCACAAGTTTCTCCGGTGTATGGCGCACAACCCTACCCCCCCTCCCAAACGCCGATGGGTTACTATGGGATGGGCCCACTTATTCCTTCGGCGTGCGCCGTTCCTGCAGGGACACCATTTGCCTCTCCATATCCAGGTTACTGGCAACCTAACATAATTCCAACTGCTGGTATCCAGTCTCTCAGGCCACAAGCTTCGACTGGTTTCACACCACCATCACAAATTATAATACTTCCAACCCCTCCTTCAGTTCATCAAGTAAATGCTAGTGGGATTGGGATCGGCCATTCAACATCAAATCTATCTGTATCAACTCCAGCTGCTCGTCAATCGGATTTGTCAGTTTTTGAAGCTATCGAAGGTGTAGTGTTAATGGCCAGCAATATACCACAACGCATGAATTGTGATCATCTGTTCAATTTGATTTGTCTGTATGGTAATGTCGCCCGGATTAAGTTCCTGAAGACACGCCCTGGCTATGCGATGGTTCAAGTTGGAAACCCAGAAACAGGTGACCTCATACATCGATACTTCAGTGGAGTGTGTGTGTTTGGACAAGTTATCCAGTTTCATCACAGCAAGATTACGGAGCTTAAGGAACATGAAAATCTGGGGACATTGGCTGATGGTTCGCCAGTTATGAAAAACTACATGAGTGAGTTTTTGTTGTACCTTAGAGCATTCCATATATTAGCATTGTGTTTGATTAAAAGTACTAGTTTCTGGAGCTATCCAACTTTTTACTTTCCACATGTTTATGTTCATAGTTACCAAAATTCGTGCCTAACATCTTGAATATAAGCAGCTCTCATTTGCCTAGTTGCAAATACTCGTGTGTATCAAATCtctataatttatttgaaataaaaagttttttttctacCGTTCCGGTCAGTGGTCTAAGCCTAACTATGTGGCATTAAAGTAATTGTCCTCATGGACTTCATCATTAGGAAAATTAACCATTGATAGTTAAGTTCGTGGCTTACTGACCGGCCTATGTGTAGGCTGGTTCCCATGGCAATTTCCTTCATAATATGTACACATTGTATCCCATAAAGTCAATCTTTCACAGATTTGTGATGACAAGGATCAGTAGGTCTTCATTAACGGTTTTCAC
The sequence above is drawn from the Schistosoma mansoni, WGS project CABG00000000 data, supercontig 0138, strain Puerto Rico, whole genome shotgun sequence genome and encodes:
- a CDS encoding heterogeneous nuclear ribonucleoprotein l (hnrnp l), putative, with the translated sequence MAHPAKRSRYDVLAAATAQFYNTTGTVPGSLQLATDISYLVTNQPSCTIVVADIPEGCTERDLIGLFSRYGQIKNAKLVCSGRAALVEFCEISPPTRLVHMAKINPFLVGPNRVRLEFSSETITPVIDRKHQSQSSALDSNSPTHILHLDISNAEYPITVDVIKAICSPHGNILRTFIGKKNVDRSLEALVEFENVEEARAAKEQLDGADIYSGCCNLTVAYSRLQRVHVTQNDSESWDFTGPSGNLEGPLNNSSTQRTLLGSVAQPPNSAVAPAILPPPAAAPFPQVSPVYGAQPYPPSQTPMGYYGMGPLIPSACAVPAGTPFASPYPGYWQPNIIPTAGIQSLRPQASTGFTPPSQIIILPTPPSVHQVNASGIGIGHSTSNLSVSTPAARQSDLSVFEAIEGVVLMASNIPQRMNCDHLFNLICLYGNVARIKFLKTRPGYAMVQVGNPETGDLIHRYFSGVCVFGQVIQFHHSKITELKEHENLGTLADGSPVMKNYMTDPNNRFRNSMVAAKSRILEPSRTLHFFNAPLNFSPDDICRVFSDCGATPPPRVVIFTSKAGQKTSLGLVEWDTLTEALEALILANHRPVHLSGYAHPFHLKIAFSPKPISDDRAGISLIRYPAPPLMPGHHGSSAINGQRNEKPGGGSNGEKEDELDILSKMEKAEGCAKPESKGDSVDAKSDSAKLPENESNGASNSSEVTGNET